A segment of the Calypte anna isolate BGI_N300 chromosome 4B, bCalAnn1_v1.p, whole genome shotgun sequence genome:
TTATGCCATAACATTAACTTATTCAGCAAaactataaaatacaaaaagactAATTAGAACTCTGTCCCTCTCTTGTGTGATAGTGGTAAATTAGTACTAAAATTTTGGTacatctaaattatttttagaaaatttattCTTTATGGAAGTTTAAGTTCTTACcgtaaatgtttctgttttgctgggACACTGAATGTAACACATTGTCAGCTTTTTTGGTTGACAAGTTCTGTTCACTGTAGAAGAAGCATATATATAATTTGAAGGCTTAAACTTGATATAAGATCACATATTTTATTGCTTTGAATGCATACAAGCATAAGAGCTTTGCCTGTGTGAAACTGACTCTTGTTATCATCACTGTCATATTATTTTACTTACACACTGTTACAGAATATAGCTGTATCTGTCGTAGGCCTACCCCTACTAATAATACTTAACACTGCTACTACAGACTTCACGTGCTGTGCTGATGTAGAGAAATTTAGGATTACCTGAGTCCTTTAAtacagagagacaaaaatacACAATTTGTAAGGCTGGTGCTCCCAGTTTGTTCTGCAGATTGGACACCCACTCATCCCAGCCTTACTCTCAAGTGCAACAGCAGGATGTCTAGAATGCTGCAcataaaaagcagattttcttcAACCATCACATCAACTTGATTAAGAAAGACATCTGGTTCCAAAAGTTAcgaaatttttttttttttttgggagggggaggGTTGACAGTTAGATGCAGTGATGTGaatggtcttttccaaccatgataattctgtgaaattctgtgAAACAATAGAAAAGTGTGTCATCTCTGAGAAAGAACTACAGAACTGCTGGCTGCATTTTCTCATTGTAAACTAAACAATTCTATAAAAGTTTGATAAAGTactaggggggaaaaaaaagtgtaggaGGTaggttttacaaaaaaacattGCTACTTTAGTGCATGCCATCCATGTGGTACTACATGGTTTCCAATTTATCATCAATTTTTCATGTCTGAAACAAGCATTTTTCAGATTACCTAGTCCAAACCCCCTTTCTCTAGCTCAGTCAACTACACCAGGCTGCCATGCCCAGTTGGGTTATGAGTATTGCCACAGACAGACTCCACATCATCTCTGAGCAGCATACTTGTTACTAACATATATCAATTCTTAGTAGAGTTTAATACAGTTGGGCTACTAACCCCATTTTTGGCCAGTTGTAGTAAAGTTACACTTTTCAGCAAAGATGTCTTTCAAAGAGGTAAATCAAGTGATCAACATATATCTGAGGTGTTCTAGAAAACCATATTTCAGAACAATTAATAGTAACAGTACATAAAGTTCACCTACTGCCACTCCAATCTCCTTGTCAGGGGCTTGTCTGTACAAGTCTTCCAGATATGATTTATATAGAGACGTATTCCATTACACGTGGCAAGTTACGCACAGTCTAAAGAACTAAAGTGTAGCAATTACTTCAAATTAATGCACTCTGCCCCACAGCAGAGCCATAATAACATCTCAGTGCCTTCCAAACAGAACTAGTCTTGCAGCCTCAGAATGAAGCTAAACTTAATTGTCTACATCCTCATTTCTAGATATTTTACTAGCTTTCTACATACCTGACCTCAAGTATATTAAGCTCCTAAGTCTGTtcttgttgttgctttttttggttttattttctgtaaatacaaTACATGCCATTGGTAAAAGCATTAGCATTACCTGCAGGAAGCACtttctttaacatttttgaCGTCTGCAGGATTAATTCCTTCAATAACAGGTGAGTCTGGATTTGCAGATCCATTGCTGATATGATCGCTGCTTTCATACCCAGATTCTGTCCTCTGAATTTGCCAGTTATCACCatggatttttctctctgtaaatcctttgattttttcagcattcccttttccctctgaatCCAGTGAACTTCGACTTCCTGTATCCTGCTTTGTTTCATCTTCATATATAGTCATTAAACCTTTCTGGATTTGGTTCTGTTTTGGCCAGTGGTTAAAGCTTCGGTCCTTTTCATGCTTAGATTTACTGTTCAGATTTACCTTGTGCTTTGGGCTGTgctgttttttctcagtttcattgAAAATGCTGTCTACATTTAGCATCTCTCTCATAGGTTTCCAACCTTTACTTCTGCTTCTGCTAATGCTTCCTTTGTCTCTGGAATCTTGACTGGTGTCTGTATCATAGTCAGTGACAACATCAGACCTGGACCTGATCATTGGTTTCTCTCCAGCAGGATAagcttctgttttatttgaTCCAAGCACCTGTGCAGAAAGCTTCGCTTGATGAGGTGCATTGTCATGCTTACTGGAGCCTCTTCCCTGGCTGCTGTATATGCGCTGATCAGCACAGTGTCTAAGTCTATTTCCAACTGGAGGAGACCCCAATTTAACATTGGAACAATCTTTCCCAATTATAtcttttaagggaaaaaaaaaaaaaaaaagaaaaggaaaaaaaggtgagtTCTCATTAATATTTAACTGATAGTATAAGAAACATGAATAGTCTAACAATATCTCAACAAATTCAGTACCTatcaaaacactgaaaactgGGAAACTAATTTTACAGTGTGTTCTCTTAAAAGGAGAAATGAAGTCTGAATGGCTagtattcatagaatcatagaattggctgggttggaagggacctcagagatcatcgaggTCATGCTAAAATCATGCTAAAAGCTATTTAATCCACTGGTCCTCTGGTCATATTTTAACGGTGTACCTCTTTGTCTCCCAGACTCTTTTCTTGGTCCTCTGTCTGCATCTTTTCGGAAGGATGAGAATCTTTTCGTATCAGCAGCTTTCTGAGCACACTCTCTGGATATATCCTTTAGCCTGTCTTTTTGATCGCTGTAACCTAACTTAGCTGCAAAAGATTTCTTAGTAATAATCTTTGACAAAAGTCATTTATCATCAAGACACAAGAATATATTTATGTGCCATACCATTTAGTTTTTAATATTAGTACTACTTAATAAGATTAATTACATAATACAGATTAAGAAAATGAGATGTATAGTACAGATGTAAATGCCCCCAAGGAGTCCACTAGCTTAAGCTAATGAAAGTAAACCAAGCAGAATCATAACAAGCATGTCTTACAAACACGTCTTATTAAAGTTGAAAGCTCAAGCTATTTTCAAAGCACTTACCAATAACATCAAAATTTATGAATTATATGGAAAAATTGCGTTTAAGTTTAATCCTGCCTAAATGTGAAGGTTTACTTTTAATAAAAGAGTAGAGGCTCTGTTTATGAAAACAAATCCTAGTATTTCTGAAAAGGTAAATTCTGACCACTTTCGAGTCATCACTCCATCAGAAAGATACTGAGCTGAGCattctcagttttaaaaagtcTAGGAATTCAACACTAGAGAGGAGAAAGATGTctaaagagaaagcagcaactCTCTATCTCAGAAGGAAGTTCAGTACAAAGGCACTGCCAAGTAATGCAGATGTTGCTGCCTCAGATGACTTCTTACAGTTTGTACATAGACTAATGTACACACTGAATGGGTTTTTAAACAGGTAAGACAACTTTTGCAGTATTCTTTCTAAATATAAGATAAAGTACATTTATATATGGGACTACAAACACCACAACACATCACTATACTATTAGGGAACAGTGTTCTTCAAAGGGCCACTGATCCACTGAGCTATGCCACATGCTCCAAAATATTGAATAACCTTCAAGTTTCTCATGTGCCTTTTAACTAACAATACGACTGGAAGGCAAGATGATGTCTGAGGAATGGATCAAGACCTTAAAAGAGCCACTTTTCAACAGCAATAATAagatgtaataaaaaatattttgcatttacagTTCTCCAGAAAGGTTGACATTTTATGGCACATATTACATTTAAAAGTTGTTAATCAAACATGCTTTCAAATCAATGATGGAATTCATACATACCTGGACCTCTACCACCACTAGCTCGAATATGGCTTCTACTGAATGCTGAATTATCTGGCTGAAGTTTTTTATTAGTCCTCTGATTAGCGAGGTCTCCAACTCCATTCTCTCTTATGTGGTCTGATTTAGGAGCAGAACTCTTTTCGAATCCTGACAAATAACATATCTATCTTTAGCAATGAAAGGCTTCTTAATTTAAAGTTTCCAATAtctaagttaaaaaataaaagagcctTTTAATTCCAGATtaggaaaacacacaaaagaaaaaccacataaaaaaccccatttcaatatatatatattcaatatataaGAAGgttctgtaatattttatatactGCCATATTTATAGTGGTAGATTGTACTAGAAGAGAGTCCCTcagttcttttttcccctggaacAGTGTATGCCCTGTTGCTTCTCATTATGTAAACAGGAACATATAAAATTCAATTAgcctttaatttatttgtagATTATGTTtaacattaaaaacaacaacaacaacaaaaacaacaaaaaaaacctaaacgagaaaaacaacaaccccaATACAGCAATACAAACCCAAAGACTGGATTCTTTATATACTGATGCCTCTGCTCTACAAATCTTGGAGATGATGTTTCCTGCAGTTCTTTGATTTTTCCCAAAATTCTGAATTGaggtctgtgtgtgtatatacatgtaCATACACAAACGTGTGTTCCAGATGTGTTTCCATATTAATACAGAAGTTTTACTTATATATCTTTAGAGAATTTTTAGAGGTATTTTGAGTGGATGAATACACACATAAGAACATCTGCATACACAAATACACAATTTTCTTATGAAATTATTCAAGTTACAAGTAGTTACGAACAATCTACACAGAAAAGTTTTTCAAGATTATCGAGTCTTAATTTTTACTCCCTTTCCAGACACAAACAGTTCTAATATTAAACTTTTTTACTACTATCTTCTCTTTGGAGACCCTGTACAGAATTACTGATTGTTCTTTACACTTGTAAAGAACAATGCAGCTAATCCATTATCTTCTCCCTTATAAGCCTTATTTCAGAATTATAGTTGagactgtaattaaaaataaaatacatgttaaTTACCCAAGTCTTCCACATTGCCTCCTGCTGCTTTGCATTGAGACCAGTGAATAATCTGCTTTGGAGCATCTTCTGGAGATACAGCTGTGCCATCTGGGTTGGCATAAAATAGCAGCAATGGCTGAAAGTGACATCGAATGCACCTGGAGACCACATCTTTCCATTTTGTTCCGAtctaagaaaaaaggaaaaaaacccaaaaataaaatcataaaacttCATAAACAGCACTGAACCCAACTgtggaaataataatttattaagcACAGGTACCAAATGCCTAATTCTAAAGGTACTAAGACTCAACATTTTGGCATATGAGTGTATATAAATTGTGGCAAAAAAGGTATAACCAGTATTGTACCAGCTAACAATCAGAAAATCAAGCACTGAATACAGGTGACAGTAATTAgatctttttcattaaaagaagtGCAAATTCAAGAGAGAACAAGTACATTAACATTCTGAAACATTCAGCATTTGAAAGGCATAACTGTAAAGTCACAAAGTCAATTCTCAAATTAGTTTGTgacaaaactgaagtttttttttaaaatagatttgacTTGTATCAAGTTTAGTGTTAGAAGAACACATTCTAGAAAAAGAAGGATCACTAAGTAGATTACTGGCAGCAGTAAAAACAGTCTTTACCTCTTTTACATTAGCATCATCAAACAGCACCCATTTGCAACTCTTGGTGTGAAAGGCAAAGGCACAGTAATGTCGACTTGTGTAGCAAATCATTCCCACAAGAAAAAGTTCACTATTTTTGGCATTTTCATCTGTAACCCTATaaaacagctgtaaaaatgGTTACATgatttaaaatgtgtaaaacACTAGGCTAAAATTTCCAGATTTACTACCTGCATTTAACTAAATCAACTGACATTAAATACCATGTTGCACTATACAATTTTTCATGAGTATTAATCATGATCTTTGCACTTATTAGGTGTACTTaatatttatgaatttttttggTAGTTGAAAGGGTGAAACAATAACACATTGAAGTTTCAAACTGAATACAACATTCCAAGATTTTTAACCAGGAATCCACATATATTCATCTTTCTACTTTGGCACAAGACCAACACTTCTGGTGGGGCTATCAGACAGAAACTACATCAAGCAGCAGCTTACAAAGGTAAAAATAGACATAAATACATGTAAATGAAATGCTGGAAGATGCACATAGTAAGTTTTAGGTAAGATACCCCAGGAAGGTAAAGCTGTGTTGCCAGACTCCGCATAACCTCTTCTGTCAGGTCAGAGTGTTCTGAATCCCAGACTAAACCAATTGTGACTATCTCGGGACAATTCATAAGAACACGGcgaatttttattttttgaccACAGTTactctagaaaaataaaaagaagagcagTGATAGCAATAGAGACAAAGATGTGTAAAAAGTGGAGAACAAAATTAAGTTGCTAGACAAGAAACAGTACAACAGAACAGTTCTGCAACGTTCCAGTTCTCAAGCTTAATTATGGTGGTTGTTTCTAACTATTTAAGGTTAAAATTCTTCATCGTAAAAGCACTCTTGATGAAGACACCTAACATTCTACATCCAGTCACCACCTTATACCAGAAATTTTGGCTAACATCCAAGTCACCATCACAATTTCTTTGTTGTTCCCCCTCTGCCTCATAATTTAGGCTTAGGTCTATGTTCTTGTGTACTTCCCTATGGTTCCTAAATTAACAGTGTTTACACAGAACCATTTAAGAAAGATAGGAATTAAGTAGAACTAACTGAGAGATTATTTTTGGCAAATAATCACAAAATTATTCCAGTAGAATACAATGTTATCAAGCTGTCAGTGTATATGAACCAAAGCCTATTCTAAATAATCAGAACTCCTGTCTCTTTGTTGTACACAGAGCGAAGAATACATTAACCTCCGAATTTTCTGAACAGGTCGCTTGCACCTGTAATACCATATTTATCCATAACCGAAGCAGTAACATATgaatttaaagacttttttacCCTAAGCTGGACTGCACTGACTGGCCAAAGGTAATCCTGCTTTTAGGGAACACTGTATCCTGATTTAATATCTTAAAAAGCTTTCCCTTGTATACTGAAGTACTGCGATATCTTTGTTTACTTACAGGACACTTTCTGTAGTCATCAGCAGTATTTGCTGCCTGCAGCAATTCTGCAAACATTTCTGGCTTGAGGCGTTCATGCCGGTCCATCATTCTTTCTACTTCattactataaaaataaattgaaataactGTGGATCTCCCTTCTGAAGAGTTAATAGATTTCAGTTAACTTTCAATTAACTACATCTTATgactaaaaggaaaatgtacAGAGGGAAAACACTAGTAATACATACTTTTTGTCAATCCCTCTCTACATCTTGCTTTTGAAatccaaatgtttcttttggACAACATCTTAATGTTTTCACAAAGgaacacaaattcatttttAACATGCACAGCATTTCTCTGGCACACTTCGCTTATAATTGGAAGGATGTTTATACAAAAATAAGATACAAGAATAAAAGCCTTTACCATAGGGCTGTGGTAGAAATATAACGCACAAATTCCGTAAAAGGCAACGGGTCTGACGATGCTCCACAACTGCGACATACacactacaaaaataaaaatacctttatttACTCAGgagaatggaaataaattatttgttaaagcaatgaaataaaGGTCTGACCTGTTCATACAGTGTCATAGCAAACTTCTGATGGGAAATACAGGATTTTGAGGTGCACATATCTGTATCACTGTTTGGCACTAGGTGAAAATGAATCCTCTCAAGGATATTTTcctaaatagaaataataatgtaAACTGATTAAACCAGAAAATATGAGCAACATTACATTTTAATACTCCAACAACTCTCCTTGGTTACAAATAGTCCACCTACAAGTTTAATGTGTATTTAATGTGTCTCTGTTCAGAACCCAGTGCATGGGAATTCTCTTCATCTCAAGGTTTTCAAACATTAACAAAACAACATTAGCCAGAAGTCACCCAACTGTTCCTTCAGACTGCATTCTCCTTCACTTCAGAAAGTgaatcttaaattaaaaaagaaaacaaaaagaaaaaaaaaagaggaggagggacaaggagaggaggagggacaaggagaggaggagggacaaggagaggaggagggacaAGGAGAGGAGGACGAAGAGGACGAAGAGGACGAAGAGGACGAAGAGGACGAAGAGGACGAAGAGGACGAAGAGGACGAAGAGGACGAAGAGGACGAAGAGGACGAAGAGGACGAAGAGGACGAAGAGGAcgaagaggaagaagaggaagaagaggaagaagaggaagaagaggaagaagaggaagaagaggaagaagaggaagaagaggaagaagaggaagaagaggaagaggaggaagaggaggaagaggaggaagaggaggaagaggaagaagaggaagaggaggaagaggaggaagaggaagaagaggaagaggaagaagaggaagaggaagaagaggaagaagaaagggaagaaaaaatgcaatgactgaaatttttttcatcagacaattttaattttccaataCAGAACTTCTTAGAAAGGTTTCTTTAGCAGTGTTCTGTATAATCTTGAGTCACCTTTTATGGCTACAGTAATGACACGTTTTTCAATGAGGCACACAGCAGCCAGAGTCAAGGTCTTCAATTATTTGTTCACTCTAGGATAAGAAAATGGAAATCTCTGCTGCAGAAGACTTCAGTGATGAGCTGGCTCATTGTAACAGAACATATTTGAATTGTTGATGAGATAGTACTTGGAGGAacagaatatatataaatattcaaaTCTGTAGGTGCCCCTTCTCTTGAGAAGATAGCCCTTCTCTCCGCGGAAAAACTTTTAGGATTGAGAGCTCATCACACCAACCTCCTGTAGTAACAATGTTTCACATATCTCTACCCCTGAGCTACAGAGTTAGGTATTTGCTCTTTACTTTAGACAAGTTTACTCCACCACACTTCATGTATCCATTCCCCAAAACTGGAATAAAGAAGGTCAGCAATACTATTGTATCTCACCAGTGGGCCCAGAGCTACCAAAACAACAGGCCTGCTTGGCACCCGCAAAACTAATGTGATTCTACTAAGCTATCAAAAAGAATACTTACAAAGCATTCTGCTGCATCATCCATGAATCCAAGCTGGAAACGCTGCTCATCCTTAAAACTTTCTGCCAGGGCATGTCTCATATTATCTGACGGGAGTGCTTTTTCTCGACTGTGTTGAAATTGCGAAAATATTGCCTAGGAAGATACACATTTATTTAGCTTCATTAGTCACTTGACTACACACTGTGGTTCTACACAAATACATCAGTTTTATGCAGCATGCCTGAACAGCAAATAcataaaatgtttataaatctATGCAACCTGAGAAATTACTGTTAAGTGATTCTTAAGATTAAGTTTTCTGTTCAAGCTACTTAGGTTCCATGTTCTGTTATTCATTCCCTTATAAGAAGCTATGCTACCAAACTGAATTTTGATCTGGTAGAAAACCACCTATttttatatctatttatatatacaaatatataaatatataaatacacatctatttatatatagaaatatataaaaatgcaagTAATTTACTTCAGCTCCCAGAAGCAACACAGGCCTTGGTGTGTAATTACAGAGCTTCTTTAATTTGGCCACTGGAATAGAACTTCATGTATACTTACTTCATCTTCATAGATTGTATTTCTTAGAGCATAATGTAATACCACTTGAGTTAAACACCCATAATTAAGTAACAACATTTACATTACTACTTCAGACAGGACTGtatctttattaaaattatagaTATGCAAAATGCTCCCATAAATTAAATGGAATGTTGAGATCCTTGCAATTTAATCAGCTCGTTGCTGAACCAGTGTACACAATAGAAGACAATCAGTCTGTGGATCCAGAACATAAGAATAAActgcatttaatattttcttaatttctcagAAGAGACAGTTGGTTACTACTTGTCTTTTTGGCAGTGATAAGTATGCAAGTGGTTTCATAATTTAGCAAGAAAGGGAGGTTGATTTTGAAAGAACTGGAAGATAAAAGCtgttaaaagaatgaaaaaacatttgcagaaaTTAGAATGTTTAACCCACTGTCAACAATTTTAAGTCAAACTTTAGagataaaataagaataaagaaaaagcaaattagtAGAAGCCATGCAATATATAAATGAAGATATGCATACATCACTTAGGCCTcctacagttaaaaaaaaaaaacaaaaaacaaatctgtTTGACAGAAGGCAAAGATACAACAGATAAGCAAAGATGCACTGCTAACAGAAAATAGTGTTTTAACCACAATGCATCCAACAGTAAACGTCTATCAAACATTTAATCTTCCCCTCACATAAGAAAAAGCATGGACtattaataaaattacagtCAACATCTCAATGTAAACATTCAAAATTAAGTTTCTAACAGATCCTCTGACACAAGTTAAgtctgctttgaaaatatttatcactTCTTATCCTGCCTGCTAGGTCATTATTGGTATGCAAAAGTCTCACATGTccagctaaaaaagaaaagtacagATAATCTGTTAAGCAGATACATGTGCTCATTTTAGTGGCCTGCATAGTTGAAGTCCTAACCTAGTGttatacagagaagaaaaaagcttgaCTCTCAGAACACCaccaaagaaaaagataaaggatTGAACTGAACTAAAGCAGAATTTACTGTCTGTGTTTTAGTTTATAGCATTATAGATAAACCTATAGGTGTAAAGACAAAATCTTTTATTGGTGAGCAAGTGAGAAGGGTTAGAAGAGCCCAagaccacacacacacacagaagttcAACTCAGTTCACAAACAAGTTACCGAAATGAGTCCTCATCCAGCATATATActacatgaaaacaaaaatgtcccAGGTTCTTAACACAGGACAAACAGAATCACGCAACAAGTATCTCtaaaaagccaaaaagcaaaaccagtacTTTACATAATGACTGAGGACAGATACTTCCATATGAGTTAACTGCAATGCTTTGAGTTCAGTACTGAGGCTTCCAGCCATGTAGTTATATCACTACTATACTGTTAAATAACAACTAATTCCATTCTAATCAATTCCAGAACAGGCAGCAATAGACTTCTAAGAATACTGAAAAGAAGCAGTATCAAAATAAGACGACATGACAGTCCAGACAACACAAAATACTCGGGTACAGTAAGTCATTCAGCTAAACTGCACAAGAGGATGCATCATAAGTAATCAAATCCTCAACAACAGATACTTGAAAGAATAAGGGACATTTCAAGTCCTAAATTACAGCAGCCTTATGAAGCAGCTGAAGCTACTCAATTCCTTTGACAAAGTCATGCAAATTTTATCTCACTTTTTACTAGAGCCCGAAGAATAGGAAGAGAGAGGATACTAAGACACGGCAAGTGGCAAGTTGGGCTTGGAAAAACGGAAGCACCCGGTCTTCACAAGTACACCATTAGAACAGAATGATTCATTACTTACAGGTTCAATTGCAACACACCATGAGCACTACCTCCTTGATTCTGAGTACACTGAAGCTACTACACTATTTTTTTACCATGATCTCAGCAATCTGCTTAGTCTTTAGGAGCGTGTAGTGCGAAACATACATTCCAGCAATTGTCACACTTTAATCCCCCCTTATTGGCTGTTCCAGTGCAACTCTGAACAAGACTTTATATGACCAGAACTTTGCATATAATACAGGTCATATAAATAGGAAAAGGCCATAAAGCTTAGTCTACACTATTACATCATATGAGTAATACTACGATATGAATACAAATCCCTGCACACACAACACTTCAGGAAACTAAAGCTATCATCCCAAGACAGGCAAAAGATTTTATCTGAAAACAGATGTGACAGAGGTCTGGTCTAGACTTTACGTACTAACAAGATGAGGTTCCAGCACACCAAAGAGCATGATATGTATCAGAAAACTGGTGAAACAAAGTTCCAACAAGTTCTGTAGAGCAAAGAGCTTGTAAAAAGGCAGGAATAACAGCAGCAGGAAGTTAGTCTGATTATGTGTAGTCTCAGCCTACTTGAACTTACTGTCTTTTTAAGATTAACCATTTTAACCgaagaaataaaatggcacCATTTAGCAA
Coding sequences within it:
- the USP53 gene encoding inactive ubiquitin carboxyl-terminal hydrolase 53, whose translation is MAWVKFLRKPGGNLGKVYQPGSILSLAPTKGLLNEPGQNSCFLNSAVQVLWQLDIFRRSLRGLTGHVCQGDACIFCALKAIFSQFQHSREKALPSDNMRHALAESFKDEQRFQLGFMDDAAECFENILERIHFHLVPNSDTDMCTSKSCISHQKFAMTLYEQCVCRSCGASSDPLPFTEFVRYISTTALCNEVERMMDRHERLKPEMFAELLQAANTADDYRKCPSNCGQKIKIRRVLMNCPEIVTIGLVWDSEHSDLTEEVMRSLATQLYLPGLFYRVTDENAKNSELFLVGMICYTSRHYCAFAFHTKSCKWVLFDDANVKEIGTKWKDVVSRCIRCHFQPLLLFYANPDGTAVSPEDAPKQIIHWSQCKAAGGNVEDLGFEKSSAPKSDHIRENGVGDLANQRTNKKLQPDNSAFSRSHIRASGGRGPAKLGYSDQKDRLKDISRECAQKAADTKRFSSFRKDADRGPRKESGRQRDIIGKDCSNVKLGSPPVGNRLRHCADQRIYSSQGRGSSKHDNAPHQAKLSAQVLGSNKTEAYPAGEKPMIRSRSDVVTDYDTDTSQDSRDKGSISRSRSKGWKPMREMLNVDSIFNETEKKQHSPKHKVNLNSKSKHEKDRSFNHWPKQNQIQKGLMTIYEDETKQDTGSRSSLDSEGKGNAEKIKGFTERKIHGDNWQIQRTESGYESSDHISNGSANPDSPVIEGINPADVKNVKESASCSEQNLSTKKADNVLHSVSQQNRNIYDLRKDHISSEVNHRPHVNFPTGLHLQAPSPPVKRAEIPETNRKLFPSSALQPVVKEILKSESKNKANEKNSLEWLNPDKSEKINVSVHSADGVSHPCAENVCGRKLINSDFHSTSQPQSHHARTFDPKVGLLPCVPQNLLERPTVLPHPSEHTSHSLQRVDALWVPEAVYQNLPPPLPPKKYTLNTFSGSENNSAADIISTDVLQNNLRQTGTPLKSASEARVFTNEQGLKESFQGNELFVHKPQSPPGLPVNDFWTVSENLLKKGSCHTGSSAGYVDGNDSVSLTTYFSVDSCMTDTYRMKYHQRPKLYFPDSGSFHKEKHPSLAGVELNVPYHATLEPRHTTAEQRYKANVESIHCSR